Part of the Microbacterium immunditiarum genome is shown below.
GGTCGCGCAGTATCGCCCGCAGGGACGCGGCGGATTGGGCATCAAGGTCGCCAAGCTGAACGAGGACCGCGGCGATCTCGCGGGCGGTCTCATCGTCAGCGAGGACGACGAGGTCTTGGTGGTTCTTGCCAGCGGCAAGGTGGTACGCTCTGCCGTGGCCGAGGTGCCCGCCAAGGGCCGTGACACGATGGGTGTCGTGTTCGCCCGCCCTGACGACGACGACCGCATCATCGCGATCGCGCGCAACGGCGAACGCGGCCTCACCGAGACGACGGATGCTCCCCCCGTAGCCGCCGACGCCGACGCGAACCCGGCCCCCGAATCCCGTGAAGGGTCCTCCCCCGAGACCCCCGAAGAGAGTCCTGACGCATGACCACTGTCGCCGACAAGCTCGCACGCAAGTCCAGCCACAAGACGACCGCCAAGCAGGTGCGCCTGCGCCTGGTCTACATCGACTTCTGGTCGGCGGTGAAGCTCTCCTTCCTCGCCGCGGTCGCCATCGCGATCGTCACGGTCGTCGCGTTCTTCCTGATGTTCCTCGTCGTCCAGACGACGGGTCTCATCTCGACGGTGGACGAGTTCTTCCAGAGCCTGTCCGACGGCGGAGTGTCGCTCACGAACTTCATCGGACTGCCGCAGGTCATGGCGTTCGCCTCGATCGTCGCGATCCTGAACCTCGTCGTCGTGACGGTGATGGGCGCCGTGATCGCGGCCATCTACAACCTCGCCGTGAAGATCACGGGCGGCCTGCTCGTCGGCTTCACGTCGAACTGAGACGGCGCCCTTCCCGATTCGTGAAATCGTCTCGGGTCGGGTAAAGTCTTGGAGGTTGCGACGCACGCGTCGCCCTCCAAACGGGGCTATAGCTCAGGCGGTTAGAGCGCTTCACTGATAATGAAGAGGTCCCAGGTTCAAGTCCTGGTAGCCCCACACAATCGCCCCGGGGCCTTAGCTCAGTTGGTAGAGCGCCTGCTTTGCAAGCAGGATGTCAGGAGTTCGAATCTCCTAGGCTCCACCAGTTGAAGAAGACGGATGCTGCGGCATCCGTCTTCTTCGTTTCAGCCGGTACCGCCGGCTCAGTCGCCGAAGCCGGGGTCGACGGTCTGGCCGACGAGGAAGTGCCAGCCGAGCCACCACCAGCACACGATGATCGCCAGACGCACCGTGCGGTCGGTCATCATGAGGTCGAAGAGCTCGGTGACGGTCGCATCAGGGTCGGATCGTCGCGCCGACCAGCCGCTCACGATGAGCGCGATTGCGCACGCGGCGAAGACGACGAGGCTCGTGATCACAGGTCCGGCTCCCTTCGCGACGGCGCGCGGCCCGTGGTGCCGCGGCGGATGAGGAAGACCCCGAGCGCGAGCCACACCACGACGAACGCCCCCTTGCCCAGGGGAACGTCGAGCAGCGGATTCACGATGTCGCTCAAGGCGGGGTGCGCCGCTCGTCCACCCGGGGTCGATCCGCCCAGCGTCACCTGGGCCACTTCCCACAAGCAGGCGATGAGCCACACCGCCGCCCAGCTCCACGCGAGGCGGCGGGTCGCAGAAGGCCATGCCCGCGGGCGTCGCTGCTCGGACCGGGCAGGAGCCCACGCGGCAATCGCCGCCGCGACGCCGACGCCGATCATCGCGGCGCCCGCGGCGACGGAATGCCGTGGTGCGAGCATCAGCACGACGCCCGCCGCGACCGCACCCGCCGCCACTGCGAGGGTGCGCGGTCGAACGAGCCGCTCGAGCATCACGAGCAGACCGGTGGACTCCGCGACGACCAGCGACCCCGCGACCGCGAAGACGGCCGCGTCGCCCCACTGGCCGCGGGCGAGTTGGACGACGGCGATCGCGAGGAGGATCCCCAGCCACGCGAACGCACCGCGGGTCGGGCGAGGCACATACGCACGCGCGGTTTCCGGCACATCCGTTCGATCGTCGGCGTCGCCCGGCGTGCTCATGGTCTGCCTCCCTTCTCAACCGCACTTTAGCCACGCGCCGCGGGCTCGGCTCGGCGGTCGCCGCGATTCCGGTGAGTAGGGTGAGTCGGGTGGACCTGCGTGTCGCCGCCTACGCGGTCATCACCGACGACGCCGAGCGAGTGCTGCTCGCGCACTGGAACGACTCGAACCACGCGGCGTGGACACTCCCCGGCGGTGGTCTCGATCCCGGTGAGGATCCGGCGGACGCGGTCCTGCGCGAAGTGCTCGAAGAGACGGGCTACTCCGTGCGCGTCGACGCGCTGCTCGGCATCCACTCGCGGGTGATCCCCGCGGCGCGGCGCGTCTCCGAAGGCGCACATCGGCCCCTGCACGCCCTGCGGGTCGTCTATCGCGCGACGATCGTGGCCGGCGACCTGACGTTCGAGGTCGACGGATCGACGGATCGCGCCGAGTGGTTCACGGTCCACGGCGTTCGGGGGCTCAAGCGGGTAGAGCTCGTCGACATCGCCCTCGGGATGGCGGGACTGAGCTAAGCCGCCGGCTCACCGGCGACCTGCGAGATGTCGGCGACGGTCGCGTCGAGCGCCTCGATGAGCGCGTCGGCGTCGACGAACATGCTGTAGCCGTGCGCGCCCGCACCCATCGCGATGCGCTGCCCGGTGATCCGCTCGTCGGCGTAGACCGGCCACGCGTGGGTGCTGCCGAGCGGGACGATCGTGCCCCGCTCGTACCCCGTGGCCTCGAGCGCCCGCTCCGGATCGGGAAGCTGCAGGCGATTGACGCCGACGACTGACCGCAGCTTGGGCCACGAGATCGCACGGTCGCCGGGCACCAGCGCGAACAAGTACGTGTCATCGCTGCGCTTGACCACGAGCGTCTTCACGATGCCCGCCGGAGCGATGCCCAGGATCTCGGCCGCTTCGGGCAGGCTTCGTGCAACGGGACGCTCGCGGAACTCGACATCGAGGCCGAGAGCGGATGCCGCAGCCCGCACCCGCCCGAGCGGGTCGATGTCCTCCTGACTCACGCGTCGGGAGCGCGCAGCGGGTCGTCCGCGACCCAGAGCTCGTCGTCGGCGCGGAGCGTCTGCCAGGCGGCGTAGAACACGCCCACGGCCGCGACGAGCCCGATGAGGATCGCGATGATCCCGCTCGCGCCGAGGCCGCTCTTCTTCTTGGGCGGCTCCGCCGCGAACTTCGCGGCGAGCGCCTTCGTCGCGCTCTTGCCGTACGCATCCGCCTTCTTGGCGTACTTCTTGGCGTCGAGTCCGCCGAAGCCGCGACCCGCCGCAAGGCGTGCGCGCGTGTCATTGGCGGCATCCCACACCGAGAGTCCGGCACCGACGACGGCGCCGGCGGTGGGGACGACCTTGTCTGTCAGCACAGTCTTCGAGAGCTTCATGCCCTTGTCGACATACGGGGCGGCGTAGCGGTCGTACTTCTGCTTCACCGTCGGAACGAGCTCCTCGCGGCTGTAGCTGCCGAGCTGGCGGCCGGCTTCCTTCGCCACGGAGGCCGCCTCGGCCAACAGCACCTGCTGCGACTCCCACAGGTTGTTCGCCTGGTTCTGGAGTCTGCGGAGTTCCTTCTTGCGCTTGCGGCTCTTGCTCACGGGGCCCTCCCTACGCATGGGCGTGTCGGTCTCCCATCTTGCCAGACCTGGATCGAGGCGGAAGGGCTTGCGAAGAACTCTGAGAGAATGTACGCATGCCTCAGCACACCGCCGTCGCCACGATCCACACCAACCACGGCGACATCGTCGTCAACCTTTTCGGGGACCACGCGCCCCGCACCGTGCAGAACTTCATCGGTCTCGCCGACGGATCGCAGGAGTGGACGCACCCCGCTACGGGGCAGAAGGGCGAGGGCCCGCTCTACCAGGACGTGATCTTCCACCGCATCATCCCCGGCTTCATGATCCAGGGCGGCGATCCGCTCGGCCAGGGCGTCGGCGGTCCCGGCTACACGTTCAACGACGAGATCCACCCCGAGCTCACGTTCCAGAAGCCATACCTCCTCGCGATGGCGAACGCCGGCCTGCGCCGCAACGCCATCACCGGAGCGGTCGAGGGCACGAACGGCTCGCAGTTCTTCATCACGACCGATCCGACGCCGTGGCTGCAGGGCAAGCACACGATCTTCGGCGAGGTCGCCGACGACGACTCGCGCTCGGTGGTCGACGACATCGGTCGCGTGCCCACCGCCGCGGGCGACCGCCCGGTCGAGCCGGTCGTCATCTCGTCGATCGACGTCGTCGCGGTCTGATTCGTCAGCCCTGAGACCGTTCGCGACGTCCCGTGACATCTGCTGAGCCTCGCCGCAACAGCGACGACTACTGCTACCGGCACCCCGATCGGCAGAGCTTCGTGCTGTGCCAGCGATGCCTGCGCACGATCTGCCCCGAGTGCCAGACCCCCGCGCCGGTGGGCGTGATCTGCCCCGAGTGCCTTCGTGAGCAGCAGGGTGCGCGCAGTCCCGCGCAGCGCAAGGCGGAGCGTCGCTGGGCGACGGCTCGTCCCGTGGCGGCGCCGGTCGACACACGGCCGCTCGTGACCTACGCGATCATCGCGATCACGGCTGTCGCGTACATCGTGACCCTCATCCCGGGACTCAACGCCGAGACATGGCTCGCGTTCAACAGCGCGTTCGTGCTCCCCGCGAGCGGTGTGCCCTTCCAGCCGTGGCGTCTGCTCACGGTTCTGCTCGTCCACGACGGGTTCTGGCACGTCGGGCTCAACATGCTCGCGCTGTGGATGATCGGCCGAAGCCTCGAGCCGCTCGTCGGCCGATGGCGCTTCCTCGCGCTCTACCTCATCAGCGGTCTGGGCGGATCGGTCGCCGTCGCGCTTCTCGCCCCGTTCACGTGGGTGGTCGGGGCATCCGGAGCCGTCTTCGGCCTGTTCGGCGCGCTGCTCGTGATCGGCCGACACATCGGCGCGAACATGCGGGGCATCGCGATCATCATCGGCATCAACCTCGCGCTCCCCTTCGTCTTCGCGCTCATCGGGGCGATCGGCAGCGGGTCGTTCGCGATGGCGCTGAGCGCGATCCGCATCTCGTGGCAGGCGCACCTCGGCGGCCTGATCGCCGGTGCGCTCGTCGGGTTCATCTACGCCCGCACCCGCCAGCTGCGGCAGCGCCCGCTGCAGATCGGACTGCTCGTCGGCCTCACCGTGGTGCTGCTCGCACTGCTCGTGATCCCGGCCGTCTTCTCCCTCTGATTCGTTCGCGCGCATAGTTATCCACAGGTTCATCCACACGTGGGGATGAATCACACGCGTGTAATTACCCACATGTGGACACAGCGGTGGATAAGGAAAGCACCGCCCGAAGGCGGTGCTTTCAAGAAGTCGGATGCGGCGGCTAGCGCCAGCGGGTGGTCATGAGGAAGCCGATGAAGGCGATGCCGAATCCGATCACGAGGTTCCAGCCCTCGATGCCGGGGATCGGGTAGTTGTTGCCGCTCAGGTAGAAGACCAGCACCCATACGAGTCCGATGAGCATGAGCCCGATCATGATGGGCTTGAACCATACGGGGTTGGGGGCGGCGTCGCCTTCGCCGCGTTCGACGAGGGCGTCGTCGTCTTTGCCTGCACGTGCCATGGGGCCATTCTACTGTCAGCGCGGCTCCAGCACTGATCAATAGAATCCACCTGTGGATGACGACCCACCCGTCGAGTCGGCCGACGCACAGCGTGCACGTGCGGCCGGCCGTCGCCGTGCGGGTCGATCCCGGGCATCCGCCATCGGCGTCATCGGCGAGATCCTCATCACCGTGGGCGTTGTCGTTCTGCTGTACGTGGCGTGGCAGATGTGGATCGGCGACTGGATCTTCGGCGCTGAGCGCAACGCGGCGGGGCAGGAACGATCGACGCAGTGGCAGGAGAGCTACGAGGAATCCGACCTCCCGGATCCGCTGCCGACCACAGAGCCGGATGCCGGTGAGGAACCTCCGACCTCCGAACCGATCATCCTTCCGCAACCCGCCGACGCCGAGGTCTTCGCCGTCATGCGTGTACCCCGCTTCGGACCGGACTACGCCGTCGAGATGGCGGGCGGCGTCTCCCGTGCCCGGACGCTCGACACGATCGGCATCGGCCACTACCCCGGTACCCAGATGCCGGGCGAGCCCGGGAACTTCGCGGTGGCGGCGCACCGTACGACGTGGGGCAAGCCGTTCAACCGCATCGCCGACCTGCGCGTCGGTGACGCGATCGTCGTCGAGACGCAGGAGGGCTGGTACACCTACCGCTTCCGCACGCTCGAGTACGTGAGGCCGAACGAGGTCGACGTGTTGCTGCCGGTGCCCCAGCGACCCGACATCGTGCAGGCGACGACCTCGTACCTGACCATGACGAGCTGCAGCCCCATGTTCGGACTCGCCGAGCGGATCGTGGCGTACAGCGTGTTCGAGTCGTTCACGCCGCGTGCCGCCGGCCCGCCCGCCTCGCTCACCGAAGGAGTGGCCTGATGTACGCCGCGCTGTGGCGGATCCTCCCCGGCCCGGCGTGGGTGCGGGTGCTCATCCTGCTCATCCTGCTCATCGCCGCGCTGTACGGGCTCTTCTTCTACGTCTTCCCGTGGGTGAGCCAGTTCGTGAACCCGCAGGAAGTCACCGTCGAATGACCGAGGATCCGCGGCGCGAGCGTGTGCTCGTCGTCGACAACCACGACAGCTTCGTCCACACCCTCGTGGGCTACCTGCACGAACTCGGCGCTGAGACCGACCTCATCGAGGCCGACGCCGTGCGCCCCGGCGACGCCGGCGACGCGATCGACGGGTACCGCGCGGTGCTCGTCTCGCCCGGGCCCGGCACGCCCGCCCGAGCAGGCGCCTCGATCGCCGTCGTGCGCGAGGCTGCTTCGCGAGAGGTGCCCCTGCTCGGCGTGTGCCTCGGGCATCAGGCGATCGGCGAGGCGTTCGGCGCGCGTGTCGATCACGCTCCGGAGCCCATGCACGGCATGACGTCGCTCGTGCACCACGGCGGCAACCCGCTGTATGGCGGACTCCCCGACCCCTTCGTCGCGACGCGCTATCACTCGCTCGCGATCGTGCCCGAGACCCTTCCCGATGAGCTCGAGGTCACGAGCAGCACCGACAGCGGGGTCATCATGGGCGTGCGCCACCGCGAGGCCCCGATCGAGGGTGTGCAGTTCCATCCCGAGAGCGTGCTCACCGAGGGCGGGTACCGGCTGCTCGGTAATTGGCTGGCTTCCGTCGGATTCCCGGATGCCGCCGCGCGCGGCGCCGCGCTGCATCCGCGTCGCTGAACCCTGCGCCCCTCCGGCCACCGCGGCTACCCTTCTGAGTCGCCGCCCTCGGCTCCCGTGCAGTACTGGAGGGTGATCGTCGAATGCACCGGCACGTCCCCCGGGGCGAGGGACTGCTGCGACACGATCGGCGGATCGGACGCGGGACACGTCGGATCCTCCAGCGTCTCGACCGTGAGCCTGATGTCGGGCGCCTCGAGCGCCGTGCGGGCGGCTTCGACGGTGTAGCCGCGGTAGTCGAGGATCGTGACGCGGCCGGATGCGACGACGAGGTTCACAGACGAGCCCTTCGCCACCTCGGCGCCGGTCGCGGGATCGGACGAGATCACCATCCCCTCGGCGAGGTCGGGATCGTTCCGGGTCGTGACAGTGCCGAGCGCGAGGCCGGCGGCGGTGAGCGCGTCGCTCGCGGCGTCGCGCCCGAGCCCCTCGAGCACGGGCACGGTCGTGGTCTCCTGGCCGCTCGACACGTAGACGCGAATCTCCTGGCCGACGTTGACCGAGACTTCGGCCTCGGGATCCGTCCGGATGACGATGCCTTCGGCGACGTCGGTGCTCGGCTCGTCGATTCGTCGCGCGATCAGGTCTTCGTCACTCAGTTCGACAGTGGCGCGCTCGTATGTCATGCCGGTCACGTCGGGCACGATGCGGGCCGACGCCGGCACGTCGCCTCCCGGGCGGATCGTGAGCACCCAGAAGAGCACCGAGATGAGCAGCACCGCGAGGACGGCGACGCCCGCCCAGATCCACGCGACCGGGGGTCCGGCCTGTGTGCGCTTCATCGTCGAGTCGGTGCTCAGCTGTCGGAGCGAGCGTGCCGTCTCGGCGGCCTGCCGCGGGTTGGGGCCGTACAGCTCGCTCGTGAGCGCGCCGACCTGACGGCGCGACGGATTCCGCCCGCCGATCGTCGCGTCGAGCGCCTCGCGGAACGTCGCCGCATCCTGAAAGCGCTGGAAGGGATCCTTCGCGAGCGCGCGAAGCACGACGGCGTCGAGCGCGCGCGGCACGGTGTCGTTGACCTCGGACGGCGTCGTCGGTGCCTCGCTCACGTGCTGGTACGCGACCGCCACCGGGCTCTCGCCGCGGAAGGGGGGGCGCCCCGTGAGCAGCTCGTACAGCACGACGCCCGTCGAGTAGAGGTCGGCGCGTGCGTCGACGGGCTCGCCCTTGGCCTGCTCGGGCGAGAAATACGCGGCGGTGCCGAGGATCTGGGTGGTCTCGGCGACGGTCGACGAGCTGTCGGACACCGCGCGTGCGATGCCGAAGTCCATCACCTTGACCTGGCCGGCGGGGGTCACCATGACGTTGCCGGGCTTGATGTCGCGGTGGACGACGCCCGCCCGGTGCGAGTACTCGAGTGCTTCGAGGATCCCGTCCACGTAGCGCACGGCGTCGGCCACCGGCACCGGACCCTGCGCGATGATGTCTTTCAGCAGCGACCCGGCGACGAGCTCCATCACGATGTAGGGGACGGAGCGGATGCTGCCGTCGGGCGCCGTCTCGGAATCCTCGCCGGCGTCGAAGACGCGCACGATCGTGGGGTGCGCCATGCGCGAGGCAGCCTGCGCCTCGAGACGGAACCGCGTGCGGAACGTGTTGTCGCCCGCGAGCTCGCGATCGAGGACCTTGATCGCGACCTGGCGGCCGAGCGTCAGGTCGTAGCCGCGGTACACGGTCGCCATTCCGCCTCGACCGATCTGCTCATCGACGCGGTAGCGCCCCGAAAGCACGCGCGTCTCAGCAATCACGGTCACTCCCTGGGGTCGAAACAGAGTCAGCCTAACCGACGGCGGGTCGTCCGCCGCGCGCCGGTTGTGACCTCAGCCGTCGGTCGGCTCGGGGTCGGGTTCGCCGCCCTCATCCGGCGTCGGAAGGGTGGTCGTGCTCGTGACCGGCGAGGGCGCGGACGACCGCTGCTCGCCGCCCGTGCCGCCGCTGCACGTGTACACGTACGTCGCGGTCACCGGTGCGTTCGGCTGGTTCACGACGACGACGTCGGCGCTGAGCTCGCTCGGACCGAAGTCGCGCGACGTCGAGCCGCCCTGCACGAAGGTGGCGCCCGTGATCGTCACGGTGAAGCTGCTCAGGCTGCCCGTGCCGGCGGGGCACGACGCGGTCTGCCATGCGACGGGTACCGTCGTGCCCTGCACGGGCTGCGCGCCGTCGTTGATCGTCGGGCCGGCCCCCGGGGAGGGGATGCTCGTCTGGTCGCCGAAGCAGATCACGCTGAGCGCCGACCCCTGGTCGACGTTGCCGCCCGCGGGGTCGGTCGCCTCGACGGTGTTGATCTGCGCGCCGGTCGGCGCCGCAGAGCCCGCCGCACGAGTGGGGCGGAGGCCCGCCTCGGTCGCCTTGACCAGCGCGTCGTCGCAGTTCACTCCGACGAGGGCGAGCGCGTCGATGTTGACGCGCGTGTCTTCGGTCTCGGTCGGCGTCGGTGTCGGCTCCGTCCGCGTGGGCGTCGGTGACGACGGAGTCGGCTCGGGGTCGCCGCCCTGGTTGGCGAACAGCGCCCAGATCGTGCCGCCGAGCACGAGCAGCAACAGGACGATGAGCGCGATGAGCGGCCACGTCCACGGGCTTCGCTTCTTCTTCTGCGGCTCCTCTTCGCCCTCGACGGGTACGGGTGCGGGGGAGGTCAGCAGCTGCGTCGAACCGGGATCCCCTCCGGGGGTCAGCAGCATCGTGACGTCGTCAGAGCCCGCGGCTGCGGCGGCTCCGGCGATCGCCGGAACGGCGGCGGCCGCGGCCGCGACGTCTCCGCGGCGGAGCGCTGTCGCCGCGCGCGCGACCGCAGCGGCCGAGGCCGGGCGGTCTTCGGGCTTCTTCGCGATCATCGCCATCACGAAGTTCTGCACCGGTACCGCGACCGTCGGCGGCAGCGGCGGAGGCTGCTCGTTGATCTGCGCCATCGCGATCGCCACTTGGGACTCGCCCGTGAACGGACGCTTTCCGGCCAGGCATTCGTACGCGACGATGCCCAGCGAGTAGATGTCGGTGGCGGGCGACGCCGGATGCCCCGACGCCTGCTCCGGCGAGAGGTACTGCACCGTGCCCATCACCTGGCCGGTCGCCGTGAGCGGCACCTGGTCGGCGATGCGCGCGATGCCGAAGTCGGTGATCTTGACGCGCCCGTCGGGCGTGATGAGGAGGTTGCCGGGCTTGATGTCGCGGTGCACGAGGCCCGCCGCGTGCGCGGCCTGCAGCGCGGCGGAGGTCTGGGCGACGATGTCGAGCGTCTTGTCGGTCGACAGCGATCCGTCGCGCTCGAGGATCGTCGAGAGCGCCTCGCCCGGGACGAGCTCCATCACGAGGAACGCCGAGCCGTTCTCCTCGCCGTAGTCGAACACGCTCGCGATGCCCTCGTGATTGACGAGCGCGGCGTGCCGAGCCTCGGCGCGGAAGCGCTCCAGGAAGCCCGGGTCGCCCATGTACTCGTCTTTGAGGATCTTGATGGCGACGGTGCGGCCGATGACGTGGTCGGTCGCCTCCCACACCTCGCCCATCCCGCCGATGGCGATCCGAGAATCCAGCTCGTAACGGCCGCCGAAGGTCACACCCTGCGTCGGTCTCATCTGCCCAGCACCGCCTCCATGACCCTCTTCGCGATAGGCGCCGCGATCGTGTTGCCGCTCCCCGACTGACCCTGTCCTCCGCCGTCTTCCACGACGACGGCGACAGCCACCCGCGGGTTGTCCGCAGGCGCGAACCCGGTGAACCACAACGTGTAGGGTCTGCCGGGTCCGTTCTCCGCGGTGCCGGTCTTCCCGCCCACGTCGACCCCGTCTATTCTTGCACCCGACGCCGCGCCCTCATTGACATTGGCGACCATCATGGCGATCATCTCCGCGGCCAGGTCATCTTCGAGCGCCCGCTCGAATTCGACGTCATCGAATGTCTCCTGCACCGACAGGTCCGAGCCGATGACGCGGTCGACCAGGCGGGGGCTCATGACGATCCCACGGTTCGCGATCCCGGCGGACACCATCGCCATCTGCAACGGCGTCGCCGTCACCTGACCCTGGCCGAATCCGGTGAGGGCCGTCTGCGGGTCGTCGAGCGCCCTCGGGTAGCTCGACGGCGTCGAGGCCATCGGAACGTCGAACGACGCGTTGAACCCGTACTTCTCCGCCTCTTCCCGGATCGCGTTGTCACCGAGCTCGACGGCGAGCTGCGCGAACGGGATGTTGCAGCTCAGTCGCAGGGCGTCGGCGATCGACACGGTCGCGCCACCGCCGCACGTCCCTCCGCCGGCGTTGTGCACGACGGCCGTCGACTGCGGCAGCTGGTATACAGCGAGGTTCGGGATCTGCGACTCGGGCGTGTAGTCGCCGGAGGCCAGTGCCGCGGACGCGACGACGAGTTTGAACGTCGATCCGGGCGGGTTGAGGTCGCCCCCGATCGAGCGGTCGAAGAGCGGATGCGCCGGATCGGCCTCAAGCGCTTCGTAGGCGCCCAGCGCGGC
Proteins encoded:
- a CDS encoding peptidoglycan D,D-transpeptidase FtsI family protein; this translates as MTKELRRLSILMLIMFLALFASTSWIQVVEADALSANPANRRALYDSYEVQRGSIIASGIPIASSVPSDDVYSWQRQYPDAPMWAHVTGWINPVLGSSTGIEQAMNQALSGTSGSQFLSRIERIITGQPPRGSNVVLSLDADVQRAAYEALGSLQGAVIAIEPATGRVLAMVSSPSFDTNLLAQHDSDAALGAYEALEADPAHPLFDRSIGGDLNPPGSTFKLVVASAALASGDYTPESQIPNLAVYQLPQSTAVVHNAGGGTCGGGATVSIADALRLSCNIPFAQLAVELGDNAIREEAEKYGFNASFDVPMASTPSSYPRALDDPQTALTGFGQGQVTATPLQMAMVSAGIANRGIVMSPRLVDRVIGSDLSVQETFDDVEFERALEDDLAAEMIAMMVANVNEGAASGARIDGVDVGGKTGTAENGPGRPYTLWFTGFAPADNPRVAVAVVVEDGGGQGQSGSGNTIAAPIAKRVMEAVLGR
- a CDS encoding NUDIX domain-containing protein, which translates into the protein MDLRVAAYAVITDDAERVLLAHWNDSNHAAWTLPGGGLDPGEDPADAVLREVLEETGYSVRVDALLGIHSRVIPAARRVSEGAHRPLHALRVVYRATIVAGDLTFEVDGSTDRAEWFTVHGVRGLKRVELVDIALGMAGLS
- a CDS encoding rhomboid family intramembrane serine protease, with amino-acid sequence MTSAEPRRNSDDYCYRHPDRQSFVLCQRCLRTICPECQTPAPVGVICPECLREQQGARSPAQRKAERRWATARPVAAPVDTRPLVTYAIIAITAVAYIVTLIPGLNAETWLAFNSAFVLPASGVPFQPWRLLTVLLVHDGFWHVGLNMLALWMIGRSLEPLVGRWRFLALYLISGLGGSVAVALLAPFTWVVGASGAVFGLFGALLVIGRHIGANMRGIAIIIGINLALPFVFALIGAIGSGSFAMALSAIRISWQAHLGGLIAGALVGFIYARTRQLRQRPLQIGLLVGLTVVLLALLVIPAVFSL
- a CDS encoding serine/threonine-protein kinase encodes the protein MRPTQGVTFGGRYELDSRIAIGGMGEVWEATDHVIGRTVAIKILKDEYMGDPGFLERFRAEARHAALVNHEGIASVFDYGEENGSAFLVMELVPGEALSTILERDGSLSTDKTLDIVAQTSAALQAAHAAGLVHRDIKPGNLLITPDGRVKITDFGIARIADQVPLTATGQVMGTVQYLSPEQASGHPASPATDIYSLGIVAYECLAGKRPFTGESQVAIAMAQINEQPPPLPPTVAVPVQNFVMAMIAKKPEDRPASAAAVARAATALRRGDVAAAAAAVPAIAGAAAAAGSDDVTMLLTPGGDPGSTQLLTSPAPVPVEGEEEPQKKKRSPWTWPLIALIVLLLLVLGGTIWALFANQGGDPEPTPSSPTPTRTEPTPTPTETEDTRVNIDALALVGVNCDDALVKATEAGLRPTRAAGSAAPTGAQINTVEATDPAGGNVDQGSALSVICFGDQTSIPSPGAGPTINDGAQPVQGTTVPVAWQTASCPAGTGSLSSFTVTITGATFVQGGSTSRDFGPSELSADVVVVNQPNAPVTATYVYTCSGGTGGEQRSSAPSPVTSTTTLPTPDEGGEPDPEPTDG
- a CDS encoding YbaK/EbsC family protein, coding for MRAAASALGLDVEFRERPVARSLPEAAEILGIAPAGIVKTLVVKRSDDTYLFALVPGDRAISWPKLRSVVGVNRLQLPDPERALEATGYERGTIVPLGSTHAWPVYADERITGQRIAMGAGAHGYSMFVDADALIEALDATVADISQVAGEPAA
- a CDS encoding cell division protein CrgA is translated as MARAGKDDDALVERGEGDAAPNPVWFKPIMIGLMLIGLVWVLVFYLSGNNYPIPGIEGWNLVIGFGIAFIGFLMTTRWR
- a CDS encoding DUF6186 family protein, with the translated sequence MITSLVVFAACAIALIVSGWSARRSDPDATVTELFDLMMTDRTVRLAIIVCWWWLGWHFLVGQTVDPGFGD
- a CDS encoding peptidylprolyl isomerase; its protein translation is MPQHTAVATIHTNHGDIVVNLFGDHAPRTVQNFIGLADGSQEWTHPATGQKGEGPLYQDVIFHRIIPGFMIQGGDPLGQGVGGPGYTFNDEIHPELTFQKPYLLAMANAGLRRNAITGAVEGTNGSQFFITTDPTPWLQGKHTIFGEVADDDSRSVVDDIGRVPTAAGDRPVEPVVISSIDVVAV
- a CDS encoding DNA helicase, which codes for MSKSRKRKKELRRLQNQANNLWESQQVLLAEAASVAKEAGRQLGSYSREELVPTVKQKYDRYAAPYVDKGMKLSKTVLTDKVVPTAGAVVGAGLSVWDAANDTRARLAAGRGFGGLDAKKYAKKADAYGKSATKALAAKFAAEPPKKKSGLGASGIIAILIGLVAAVGVFYAAWQTLRADDELWVADDPLRAPDA
- a CDS encoding glutamine amidotransferase-related protein — protein: MTEDPRRERVLVVDNHDSFVHTLVGYLHELGAETDLIEADAVRPGDAGDAIDGYRAVLVSPGPGTPARAGASIAVVREAASREVPLLGVCLGHQAIGEAFGARVDHAPEPMHGMTSLVHHGGNPLYGGLPDPFVATRYHSLAIVPETLPDELEVTSSTDSGVIMGVRHREAPIEGVQFHPESVLTEGGYRLLGNWLASVGFPDAAARGAALHPRR
- the pknB gene encoding Stk1 family PASTA domain-containing Ser/Thr kinase, with protein sequence MIAETRVLSGRYRVDEQIGRGGMATVYRGYDLTLGRQVAIKVLDRELAGDNTFRTRFRLEAQAASRMAHPTIVRVFDAGEDSETAPDGSIRSVPYIVMELVAGSLLKDIIAQGPVPVADAVRYVDGILEALEYSHRAGVVHRDIKPGNVMVTPAGQVKVMDFGIARAVSDSSSTVAETTQILGTAAYFSPEQAKGEPVDARADLYSTGVVLYELLTGRPPFRGESPVAVAYQHVSEAPTTPSEVNDTVPRALDAVVLRALAKDPFQRFQDAATFREALDATIGGRNPSRRQVGALTSELYGPNPRQAAETARSLRQLSTDSTMKRTQAGPPVAWIWAGVAVLAVLLISVLFWVLTIRPGGDVPASARIVPDVTGMTYERATVELSDEDLIARRIDEPSTDVAEGIVIRTDPEAEVSVNVGQEIRVYVSSGQETTTVPVLEGLGRDAASDALTAAGLALGTVTTRNDPDLAEGMVISSDPATGAEVAKGSSVNLVVASGRVTILDYRGYTVEAARTALEAPDIRLTVETLEDPTCPASDPPIVSQQSLAPGDVPVHSTITLQYCTGAEGGDSEG
- a CDS encoding DUF3566 domain-containing protein — encoded protein: MTTVADKLARKSSHKTTAKQVRLRLVYIDFWSAVKLSFLAAVAIAIVTVVAFFLMFLVVQTTGLISTVDEFFQSLSDGGVSLTNFIGLPQVMAFASIVAILNLVVVTVMGAVIAAIYNLAVKITGGLLVGFTSN
- a CDS encoding class E sortase: MDDDPPVESADAQRARAAGRRRAGRSRASAIGVIGEILITVGVVVLLYVAWQMWIGDWIFGAERNAAGQERSTQWQESYEESDLPDPLPTTEPDAGEEPPTSEPIILPQPADAEVFAVMRVPRFGPDYAVEMAGGVSRARTLDTIGIGHYPGTQMPGEPGNFAVAAHRTTWGKPFNRIADLRVGDAIVVETQEGWYTYRFRTLEYVRPNEVDVLLPVPQRPDIVQATTSYLTMTSCSPMFGLAERIVAYSVFESFTPRAAGPPASLTEGVA